A window from Limnothrix sp. FACHB-406 encodes these proteins:
- a CDS encoding O-antigen ligase: MGKLAALGRVWLWPTRSIVIDPALLGPWAGLWWGLLVLPLSPALGAVAIGLGIIATYWQRWNAIRRDRLVWAWGAIGLVMLLSLPGSPNLERAALGLANFLPFFWAFGAFSQLITHRSHLRPLAQAIVWGCLPAVGLGLGQLFGGWRGPVRIVPVIDWILAAGGNPPGRLSSAFEYANVTASYFGVALVLALGLLVMDRERQRQAQTHRSTHAALGWGVILGNGLSVLLLLGAIGLTDSRSGWALAAIDLLATGLYVGWFWLLALAGGAIALALGAAFGPEPAAGPLRAIVPKAIWGRLNDALYPDRPEATLRRSQWDFAWNLAAQRPWTGWGLGNFTGLYQQATGNWLGHPHNLALMLAMETGWPAALGLICLCGWIMAQFTRAIGRWGDRDSQTRLAAWGLGFANLAAYHLLDVTLFDLRVNLLGWVLLAGMHGLLKA; encoded by the coding sequence ATGGGGAAGTTGGCCGCGCTGGGGCGGGTTTGGCTGTGGCCCACGCGCTCGATTGTGATTGACCCGGCCCTGTTGGGGCCTTGGGCGGGGCTTTGGTGGGGGCTGTTGGTGTTGCCCCTGAGTCCGGCCTTGGGAGCGGTGGCGATTGGGCTGGGGATCATTGCCACCTATTGGCAACGCTGGAATGCAATTCGGCGCGATCGGCTGGTTTGGGCCTGGGGGGCGATCGGCCTGGTGATGTTGCTGTCCTTGCCCGGTTCGCCCAACTTGGAACGGGCGGCGTTGGGGCTGGCGAATTTCTTACCGTTTTTTTGGGCCTTTGGGGCCTTCAGCCAACTGATCACCCATCGATCGCACCTGCGGCCCTTGGCTCAGGCGATCGTGTGGGGTTGCCTGCCCGCCGTGGGGTTGGGGTTGGGGCAACTGTTTGGGGGATGGCGCGGCCCGGTGCGCATCGTGCCGGTGATTGACTGGATTTTAGCTGCGGGCGGCAATCCGCCAGGGCGACTGTCTTCGGCGTTTGAATATGCCAACGTGACCGCCAGCTACTTTGGGGTAGCGCTGGTGCTGGCCTTGGGGTTGTTGGTGATGGATCGGGAACGGCAGCGACAAGCGCAAACCCACCGATCGACCCATGCCGCCCTCGGTTGGGGGGTGATCCTGGGCAATGGATTATCAGTGCTTTTGCTGCTGGGGGCGATCGGGCTGACAGACTCTCGCAGTGGTTGGGCCCTGGCCGCGATCGACCTGTTGGCTACGGGACTATACGTTGGTTGGTTTTGGTTGTTGGCCCTGGCGGGCGGGGCGATCGCCTTGGCGCTGGGGGCGGCCTTTGGCCCGGAACCGGCCGCCGGGCCCCTGAGGGCGATCGTCCCGAAGGCCATTTGGGGCCGGCTGAATGATGCCCTTTATCCCGATCGCCCCGAAGCGACCCTGCGCCGGAGTCAGTGGGACTTTGCTTGGAATTTGGCAGCCCAACGGCCCTGGACGGGTTGGGGTCTGGGAAACTTCACAGGACTGTATCAACAGGCCACGGGCAATTGGCTGGGCCATCCCCACAACTTGGCCCTGATGTTGGCCATGGAAACGGGCTGGCCAGCGGCTTTGGGGCTGATTTGCCTCTGTGGCTGGATCATGGCCCAGTTCACCCGGGCGATCGGTCGTTGGGGCGATCGGGACTCCCAAACCCGTTTAGCCGCTTGGGGCTTGGGATTCGCCAATCTCGCCGCTTACCATCTCTTGGATGTCACCCTGTTTGATTTGCGGGTGAATTTATTGGGCTGGGTGTTGTTAGCGGGAATGCATGGCTTGCTCAAGGCCTAG
- a CDS encoding TIGR00300 family protein, protein MTAQLRILMCSPDHYDVDYVINPWMEGNVHKSSRDRAVEQWQKLYKVLKARAIVDLVEPAKGWPDMVFTANAGLVLGDKAVLSRFYHKERQGEEPYFKAWFEQNGFTVYELPKDLPFEGAGDALFDREGRWLWAGYGFRSELDSHPYLAQWLDIEVLSLHLVDERFYHLDTCFCPLEGGYLLYYPGAFDAYSNQLIERRVPAAKRIAIEEADAVNFACNSVNLGQVVVMNKASNSLKSALARAGFEVVETPLTEFLKAGGAAKCLTLRVNEPVMEDRHAVAGVETRVIQMQGHLLDSGLINRALDLIVEGGGSFQVLDFRLGEQRQSTSAARIKVSAPSHEVMEELMAQLIDLGAVAPDDRAERDAQLEPIELPGVAPDDFYVTTIYPTEVRIQGRWVRLQNQRMDGAIAISGLNEGQPVARCKLLRDLELGEYVVTGIDGIRTVRKAEARGDRTARESQEFTFMGSGVSSERRVELVVEQIAWELRQVRERRGKTVVVAGPVVIHTGGGEHLSRLIREGYVHALLGGNAIAVHDMEQALMGTSLGVDMKQGIAVRGGHRHHLKTINTIRRCGNIAKAVEQGVLTNGIMYECVKQDVPFVLAGSIRDDGPLPDTVTDMVEAQQAYAQLLEGADTIIMLSSMLHSIGVGNMTPAGVKLVCVDINPAVVTKLADRGSLESVGVVTDVGLFLSLLMRQLDKLESPYELAV, encoded by the coding sequence ATGACCGCCCAGCTTCGCATTCTGATGTGCTCGCCTGACCACTACGACGTGGATTATGTGATTAATCCCTGGATGGAGGGCAATGTCCACAAGTCCTCGCGCGATCGGGCAGTGGAGCAGTGGCAAAAACTCTACAAAGTGCTCAAGGCTCGGGCGATCGTCGATTTGGTGGAACCGGCCAAAGGTTGGCCCGACATGGTGTTCACCGCCAACGCCGGCCTGGTGCTGGGAGACAAGGCCGTTCTCAGTCGCTTCTATCACAAGGAACGGCAGGGTGAAGAACCCTACTTCAAAGCCTGGTTTGAGCAAAACGGCTTCACGGTTTACGAACTGCCCAAGGATTTGCCCTTTGAAGGGGCCGGCGATGCCCTGTTCGATCGCGAAGGGCGGTGGCTCTGGGCGGGCTATGGCTTCCGCTCCGAATTGGACTCGCATCCCTACCTGGCCCAATGGCTGGATATTGAGGTGCTGTCTTTGCACTTGGTTGATGAGCGGTTCTATCACCTGGATACCTGCTTCTGTCCCCTCGAAGGCGGCTACTTGCTCTACTATCCCGGTGCATTCGATGCCTACTCCAACCAACTGATTGAGCGACGGGTTCCGGCGGCCAAGCGGATCGCGATCGAGGAAGCCGACGCGGTGAACTTTGCCTGCAACTCCGTGAACCTGGGCCAAGTGGTGGTCATGAACAAGGCCAGCAACAGCCTGAAATCCGCCCTGGCGCGGGCCGGGTTTGAGGTGGTGGAAACGCCCCTCACGGAATTCCTGAAGGCGGGTGGCGCGGCCAAGTGCCTGACCCTGCGGGTGAATGAGCCGGTGATGGAAGATCGCCATGCGGTGGCCGGCGTTGAAACCCGTGTGATTCAAATGCAAGGGCACTTGCTGGACTCGGGGCTAATTAACCGCGCCCTGGACTTGATTGTGGAAGGGGGCGGCAGCTTCCAAGTGTTGGATTTCCGGTTGGGTGAGCAGCGCCAAAGCACCTCCGCCGCTCGGATCAAGGTTTCCGCACCGTCCCATGAGGTGATGGAAGAATTGATGGCTCAGTTGATCGATCTGGGGGCCGTGGCTCCGGACGATCGCGCCGAGCGGGATGCTCAGTTGGAACCCATTGAGCTGCCCGGCGTGGCTCCCGATGACTTTTACGTCACCACCATTTACCCCACGGAAGTGCGGATCCAAGGCCGGTGGGTGCGTCTGCAAAACCAACGCATGGACGGGGCGATCGCGATCTCGGGCCTGAACGAAGGGCAACCGGTGGCTCGCTGCAAACTGCTGCGGGATCTGGAGTTGGGTGAATATGTGGTGACCGGCATTGACGGGATCCGCACGGTGCGCAAGGCCGAAGCCCGGGGCGATCGCACGGCCCGCGAGTCCCAGGAATTTACCTTCATGGGATCCGGCGTTTCCAGCGAGCGCCGCGTGGAACTGGTGGTGGAACAAATTGCTTGGGAACTGCGCCAGGTGCGGGAGCGGCGCGGCAAAACCGTTGTGGTTGCGGGGCCGGTGGTGATCCACACGGGCGGCGGTGAGCACCTTTCGCGGCTGATTCGCGAAGGCTATGTCCATGCCTTGTTGGGCGGCAACGCGATCGCTGTTCACGACATGGAACAGGCCTTGATGGGCACTTCCTTGGGGGTGGACATGAAGCAAGGAATCGCTGTGCGCGGCGGCCACCGCCACCACCTGAAGACGATCAACACCATTCGCCGTTGCGGCAACATTGCCAAGGCCGTGGAACAGGGCGTGTTGACCAACGGGATCATGTATGAGTGCGTCAAACAGGATGTGCCCTTTGTGCTGGCGGGATCAATCCGCGATGATGGCCCCTTGCCGGATACGGTGACGGACATGGTGGAAGCCCAGCAAGCCTACGCCCAACTACTGGAAGGGGCAGACACCATCATCATGCTGTCTTCCATGCTCCACTCGATCGGGGTGGGCAACATGACCCCAGCGGGTGTGAAGCTGGTTTGCGTGGACATCAACCCGGCGGTGGTGACGAAACTGGCCGATCGTGGCTCCCTGGAGTCCGTGGGCGTGGTGACCGATGTGGGTCTGTTCCTGAGCCTGCTGATGCGGCAGTTGGACAAGCTGGAAAGCCCCTACGAACTGGCAGTTTAG
- a CDS encoding DUF3153 domain-containing protein: MRIMPQRSPLSTPAPTVHPRPAGLTETGRRSNIGQRRGRSRGAWGLRPLRVLLLVVWLVLLGGCVDLDTEVRFPDANHGALVQRVRLSEGWQVWGEVTAKAWLDRWAAQARTIGGQVLEQSDRTLTIAIPFQNGQDLQSTFQTFSQTLGIVDREAAKSGDRSDHQTTAAQTRSIARGGDRLADQTPKVNGDSLPDPALLDPLAFPSQFQLQQQNWLVAVRNQLRYEVDLRSLAALGGEQLALVDTSRLLRWQFGLRVPHWGQSTIQRPHPEPDLNPQAGQPGPTQPNRPSPQRQQGRWVWTLEPGTLTTIEAVFWVPSWVGIGGLMIGLLGAIGWWRWRPIPISSPPETEPAETPNPTDSTPAH; encoded by the coding sequence ATGAGGATCATGCCGCAGCGATCGCCGCTCTCAACCCCAGCCCCCACCGTTCATCCTCGCCCCGCTGGGCTAACGGAAACCGGGAGGCGGTCAAACATTGGGCAACGTCGAGGGCGATCGAGGGGGGCGTGGGGGTTGCGCCCGTTGCGGGTGTTGTTGTTGGTGGTTTGGCTGGTGCTGCTGGGTGGTTGTGTGGATTTGGATACGGAGGTGCGGTTTCCGGATGCCAACCATGGCGCATTGGTGCAAAGGGTGCGGCTGAGTGAAGGGTGGCAGGTGTGGGGCGAGGTCACGGCCAAGGCCTGGCTCGATCGCTGGGCCGCCCAAGCCAGGACGATCGGGGGTCAAGTGTTGGAGCAAAGCGATCGAACCCTGACGATCGCCATTCCCTTCCAGAACGGGCAAGATTTACAATCCACCTTTCAGACATTCAGCCAAACCCTGGGAATCGTCGATCGAGAAGCGGCGAAGTCGGGCGATCGCTCCGACCACCAGACCACCGCCGCCCAAACGAGATCCATTGCCAGAGGGGGCGATCGGCTGGCCGATCAAACGCCAAAGGTGAATGGGGATTCGTTGCCGGATCCGGCTTTGCTCGATCCCTTGGCCTTTCCCAGCCAGTTCCAATTGCAGCAGCAAAATTGGTTGGTCGCCGTCCGAAACCAACTTCGCTACGAGGTGGACTTGCGATCGCTGGCGGCCCTGGGCGGCGAGCAGTTGGCCCTGGTGGACACGAGCCGGCTCTTGCGTTGGCAATTTGGCTTGCGAGTGCCCCATTGGGGCCAAAGCACTATCCAACGGCCCCACCCGGAACCCGACTTGAACCCCCAAGCAGGACAACCGGGCCCGACCCAGCCCAACCGCCCCAGCCCCCAACGGCAACAGGGCCGCTGGGTTTGGACTCTGGAACCGGGCACGCTCACCACGATCGAAGCGGTGTTTTGGGTTCCCAGTTGGGTGGGCATTGGCGGCCTGATGATTGGGTTGTTGGGGGCGATCGGGTGGTGGCGTTGGCGACCGATCCCGATCAGTTCTCCCCCAGAGACAGAACCCGCCGAAACCCCCAACCCAACCGATTCAACCCCTGCCCACTGA
- a CDS encoding carbohydrate kinase — protein sequence MTTARVSSPQVLCVGELLWDCLADQPGRSIEAVESWTTYPGGAPANVACALSRLGVSAGFVGCVGSEQSADRLLGELQSLGVNLEGVQRHPTAPTREVCVLRDDRGDRQFAAFRSGGYIGHDTREFADTRLQASLLLARQFQAADCLVLGTLALAYPDSSAAIRRALDLADEHYLKIVLDVNWRSVFWPDPGIAPGSIMPLLERVDFLKLAREEADWLFHTHDPMAIADKLDHLEAVLVTDGERGCHYWISGHGGVMPAFNVPVVDTTGAGDAFTAGFVTQLLARGLAAMADPAVARSVVAFASAAGALTTTNPGAIDALPLRSSIEDLLRSQGQP from the coding sequence ATGACGACTGCGCGCGTCTCCTCCCCGCAAGTCCTTTGCGTGGGTGAATTGCTTTGGGACTGTCTGGCTGATCAACCCGGCCGATCGATCGAAGCGGTGGAGTCTTGGACAACCTACCCCGGTGGTGCGCCGGCCAATGTGGCTTGTGCCCTCAGCCGGTTGGGGGTGTCGGCTGGGTTTGTGGGCTGTGTGGGCAGTGAGCAGTCGGCCGATCGCCTGCTGGGGGAACTGCAAAGTTTGGGGGTGAATTTGGAGGGGGTGCAACGTCATCCCACGGCCCCCACCCGTGAAGTTTGCGTCTTGCGGGACGATCGGGGCGATCGACAGTTTGCCGCCTTTCGCAGCGGTGGATACATTGGCCACGACACCCGAGAATTTGCCGATACTCGGCTGCAAGCTTCCTTGCTGTTGGCGCGGCAGTTCCAAGCGGCCGATTGCTTGGTGTTGGGCACTTTGGCCTTGGCCTATCCCGACAGCAGCGCCGCCATCCGCCGGGCCTTGGACTTGGCCGATGAGCACTATCTCAAAATTGTGTTGGATGTGAACTGGCGATCAGTCTTTTGGCCCGACCCAGGCATTGCACCGGGATCGATCATGCCGTTGCTGGAGCGGGTGGATTTTCTGAAGTTGGCGCGGGAGGAGGCCGATTGGCTGTTCCATACCCACGATCCCATGGCGATCGCGGACAAGCTGGATCACCTAGAAGCCGTGCTGGTCACGGACGGGGAGCGCGGTTGTCATTACTGGATCAGTGGCCATGGGGGAGTGATGCCCGCTTTTAATGTGCCAGTGGTGGACACCACCGGGGCGGGCGATGCCTTCACGGCGGGGTTTGTGACGCAACTGTTGGCACGGGGGCTGGCGGCCATGGCCGATCCGGCCGTTGCCCGATCGGTCGTGGCCTTTGCCAGCGCGGCCGGGGCCCTGACTACCACCAACCCGGGGGCGATCGATGCCTTACCTTTGCGATCGTCCATTGAGGATTTGTTGCGATCGCAGGGGCAACCATGA
- a CDS encoding chlorophyll a/b-binding protein: MKTNSRTAHPWGFTATAEVWNGRLAMLGILAAMITELLSRQGVMHFWGLR, encoded by the coding sequence ATGAAAACCAACAGTCGCACAGCCCATCCGTGGGGCTTCACCGCCACCGCCGAAGTCTGGAATGGTCGCTTGGCAATGCTTGGCATCCTCGCGGCCATGATCACAGAATTGCTTTCCCGACAAGGGGTCATGCACTTTTGGGGACTGCGCTAG
- a CDS encoding glycosyltransferase 61 family protein, whose protein sequence is MAKSSFRSRRSGFASRLPPVSPPAPPPESAPPAPVPVQEPVTALAPLATPWQLTWGHDLARSGDWEGAAIAYGQALAAYPGDGLAALALARVELRRDRPAAAWAALEPLLPQWPTAGPLLLTASQAQAAQGELVIAEDLALRAWLADPDRPEARRWLAQLDRLAHSPFQLIDSWRGRLADHWLWSLAGRLGHQEQLTRLETATPLDDRPFAAQVDNGSLWHWRGMVGVFDAQQRLILELSDGALPRWLQVQPPRPMPTVQVAGRVAVVASGAGDAIDRWFQELLPRLQVLQSLESEGGAFWEPFAAIVVDRLAHPWQRETLDRLGIPADRLLELDQHLQIQADSLIVPRRFNGPSSYGVAALRALGADSNRSTLVGFRQTAPNCRRWVLSASDGRDRPWLNGPAVAQDLARWGFSLLDPAACSLADLIGIFQTAEAIVSPSHPALALLPLCPPDTIILEVGSRTYQPLAQLAGLQGRSIPAEPAPPGNTSPVLWVRSAEVRAVLARCLRGLRV, encoded by the coding sequence ATGGCGAAATCGTCGTTTCGATCGCGCCGATCGGGGTTTGCTTCTCGCCTGCCGCCGGTCTCGCCCCCTGCTCCACCGCCCGAATCTGCCCCACCGGCTCCTGTCCCGGTGCAGGAACCTGTTACGGCCCTCGCGCCGCTTGCCACTCCCTGGCAACTGACTTGGGGCCATGACTTGGCGCGATCGGGCGATTGGGAAGGCGCGGCGATCGCCTATGGTCAAGCCTTGGCAGCCTACCCGGGAGATGGGTTAGCGGCCTTGGCATTGGCACGGGTGGAGCTACGGCGCGATCGGCCCGCTGCGGCCTGGGCCGCCTTGGAACCCCTGTTGCCCCAATGGCCCACCGCCGGGCCCCTACTGCTCACGGCCAGCCAGGCCCAGGCGGCCCAAGGAGAGCTGGTCATAGCGGAAGATTTGGCATTGCGGGCCTGGTTGGCGGATCCCGATCGCCCGGAAGCTCGCCGTTGGTTAGCCCAGCTCGATCGCTTGGCCCATTCTCCCTTTCAGCTCATCGATAGCTGGCGGGGACGACTGGCCGACCATTGGCTTTGGTCCCTGGCCGGTCGATTGGGCCATCAAGAGCAGCTCACTCGCTTGGAAACCGCGACTCCCCTAGACGATCGCCCCTTTGCGGCCCAGGTGGACAACGGTTCCCTCTGGCATTGGCGGGGCATGGTGGGGGTGTTTGATGCCCAGCAACGGCTAATTTTGGAGCTGTCCGATGGGGCCTTGCCCCGTTGGCTGCAAGTGCAACCGCCCAGACCGATGCCAACTGTGCAAGTGGCGGGCCGGGTGGCGGTGGTGGCCAGCGGCGCGGGGGATGCGATCGACCGTTGGTTTCAGGAACTGTTGCCCCGGCTGCAGGTTTTGCAAAGTTTGGAATCAGAGGGGGGAGCCTTTTGGGAACCCTTCGCGGCGATTGTGGTCGATCGCTTGGCCCATCCTTGGCAACGGGAAACCCTCGATCGCCTGGGCATTCCCGCCGATCGGCTGCTGGAACTCGATCAACACCTGCAAATCCAAGCCGACAGTCTCATTGTGCCGCGCCGCTTCAATGGCCCTTCCAGCTATGGGGTGGCCGCTCTGCGGGCCTTGGGAGCAGACTCGAATCGATCGACCCTGGTTGGGTTTCGGCAAACTGCGCCCAACTGCCGTCGTTGGGTACTTTCGGCCAGTGATGGGCGCGATCGCCCTTGGTTAAACGGCCCCGCCGTGGCCCAAGACTTGGCCCGTTGGGGGTTCAGCTTGCTGGATCCAGCCGCCTGCTCGTTGGCAGATTTAATCGGGATCTTTCAAACGGCCGAGGCGATCGTCTCCCCCAGTCATCCGGCCCTGGCACTGTTGCCCCTTTGCCCGCCGGACACAATCATTCTGGAAGTTGGCTCCCGTACCTATCAACCCTTGGCGCAACTGGCAGGACTACAAGGGAGATCGATCCCTGCGGAACCCGCACCCCCAGGCAACACCAGCCCAGTGCTTTGGGTGCGATCGGCTGAAGTACGTGCCGTGCTAGCCCGTTGTTTGCGAGGCCTGCGGGTTTAG
- a CDS encoding CsgG/HfaB family protein — protein MKSTIGLGFAKTLVVTLLTTGVALPAVALPVATAHSATAAQTDKQTQKKRIVVLDFYYGNTGDTGYWSSYRGGAAGTGVSELVTNALVEGGKYRVADRSQVARTDGEVSTARAVEIGKANGVDAVIIGTVTQFTVESRRASGGAFGIGGNSEETIARVKLSARIVDTATGDILGTARGEAEASSRSGGGSVFGVGGSSSSADGNALLSKAVEEAVGKLATDIQAKF, from the coding sequence ATGAAATCAACGATTGGACTGGGTTTTGCTAAAACATTGGTTGTCACCCTGCTGACAACGGGGGTCGCACTGCCGGCGGTGGCGTTGCCGGTGGCCACGGCCCACAGTGCGACTGCCGCCCAGACAGACAAGCAAACCCAAAAGAAGCGCATTGTGGTGCTGGATTTTTATTACGGCAACACGGGCGACACGGGCTATTGGTCGAGCTACCGGGGCGGCGCTGCGGGCACGGGGGTGAGCGAGTTGGTGACCAATGCGCTGGTGGAAGGGGGTAAATATCGCGTGGCCGATCGCAGCCAAGTGGCGCGCACGGACGGAGAAGTGAGCACGGCGCGGGCGGTGGAAATTGGCAAGGCCAATGGGGTGGACGCGGTGATCATTGGCACGGTCACGCAGTTCACGGTGGAAAGTCGGCGGGCCAGCGGGGGCGCTTTTGGCATTGGGGGCAACTCGGAAGAGACGATCGCCCGGGTGAAGTTGTCGGCCCGCATTGTGGACACGGCCACGGGTGATATTTTAGGCACGGCGCGGGGGGAAGCGGAGGCCAGTTCCCGCAGCGGTGGCGGCTCGGTGTTTGGTGTTGGTGGCAGCAGCAGCAGCGCCGATGGCAATGCCCTGTTGAGCAAGGCGGTTGAAGAGGCCGTTGGTAAACTGGCAACGGATATTCAAGCGAAGTTTTAA
- a CDS encoding diguanylate cyclase domain-containing protein gives MGSNLAIAVVYSLLATVSLEFISLPGKVASVWLPSGLTFAIFYYYRFKALPGIICGSMFGLVPLFFDWQFSFASFVLFNLVCTLANCFQPLISTWIFQKKATLDRASGRVQSASFFVIAAAAGPFVSATMGITISYWIGTITWKDYGVCWLSWWLASTLAHLIFTPPILLLKELGWRQIFAGLHRAMRWTFESSAIVVFTAAIVWIDFFYGYPLAYVLFAILIWSVFRLGELISALGVAIISLAAIIATSQGTGSFSDRTPNESIILLQSFIGILSITGLILSATVQERQAIRSDLVQMLETLEIRIEERTADLRLSEAQLDAFFSAAPWGMGIIDHHYRYVRVNQVLAKINGLPESGHLGRLIWDVVPGLRSSLEPLFQAVFTTGDSILNQEINAQISAQSRIDNTWLVSYFPIFDMDHQPYRVGFLVMDITDRKRLELQLAHQARIDGLTQIANRRHFDEVLQSEWNRCLRSTQPLSLMLCDADYFKKYNDTYGHLMGDQCLVAIAQVLREHARRSSDLAARYGGEEFAILLPNTTLAEAVQLAHQIRGQIHQLAIPHRGSQVSSHVTLSIGIMSHIPQSGDEVSDLIAGADRSLYEAKQQGRDRIVALPYEAIRQPSSLAGDVPRDRPSSR, from the coding sequence ATTGGTTCTAACCTAGCGATCGCCGTTGTTTACTCCCTCTTGGCAACCGTTAGCTTAGAATTTATCTCCTTACCGGGTAAGGTTGCTTCGGTTTGGCTACCCTCAGGACTTACCTTCGCTATTTTTTACTATTACCGATTCAAGGCTCTGCCTGGCATCATTTGTGGATCGATGTTTGGCTTAGTTCCATTATTTTTTGATTGGCAATTTTCTTTCGCTAGCTTTGTTCTTTTTAACTTAGTTTGTACCCTGGCCAACTGCTTTCAGCCCTTGATCAGCACATGGATTTTTCAGAAGAAAGCCACGCTCGATCGCGCCTCTGGCCGAGTGCAGTCCGCATCCTTTTTCGTCATTGCAGCGGCCGCCGGGCCCTTCGTGTCTGCCACCATGGGCATCACCATTTCCTATTGGATTGGCACGATTACTTGGAAAGACTATGGAGTTTGTTGGTTGTCCTGGTGGCTGGCAAGCACGTTGGCTCACTTAATCTTTACTCCTCCCATTTTGCTTCTCAAGGAATTGGGGTGGCGACAGATTTTTGCGGGGTTGCACCGAGCAATGCGCTGGACTTTTGAAAGCAGTGCCATTGTGGTTTTCACCGCAGCCATTGTTTGGATTGACTTTTTTTATGGCTATCCTTTGGCTTACGTGCTCTTTGCAATTTTGATTTGGAGTGTTTTTCGCTTAGGAGAACTGATCTCAGCATTGGGAGTAGCGATCATTTCCTTAGCAGCAATTATCGCCACTTCCCAAGGAACAGGATCCTTCTCCGATCGCACACCCAATGAATCAATTATTTTGCTGCAATCATTTATCGGGATTCTTTCGATTACGGGGCTAATTTTGTCAGCAACGGTTCAAGAGCGCCAAGCGATTCGGTCAGATTTGGTGCAAATGCTGGAAACGTTGGAAATTAGGATTGAAGAGCGCACCGCTGACTTACGGTTGAGCGAGGCGCAACTGGATGCGTTTTTTTCGGCAGCGCCTTGGGGCATGGGAATTATTGATCATCACTATCGCTATGTGCGGGTGAATCAGGTATTGGCGAAGATTAATGGTTTACCGGAGTCGGGGCATTTAGGGCGCTTGATTTGGGATGTGGTTCCTGGGTTGCGATCGAGTTTGGAGCCACTGTTTCAAGCGGTTTTCACCACGGGTGATTCGATTTTGAATCAGGAAATTAATGCCCAAATTTCTGCTCAATCTCGAATTGATAACACTTGGCTAGTGTCCTATTTTCCGATTTTTGATATGGATCATCAACCCTATCGCGTTGGGTTTCTGGTGATGGATATTACCGATCGCAAGCGACTGGAATTACAATTGGCTCACCAAGCTCGCATCGATGGACTGACGCAAATTGCCAATCGCCGGCATTTTGATGAAGTGCTGCAATCGGAGTGGAATCGATGTTTGCGATCGACCCAACCCCTCTCTTTAATGCTCTGTGATGCGGATTATTTTAAAAAATATAATGATACCTATGGCCACTTAATGGGCGATCAATGCTTGGTGGCGATCGCTCAAGTTCTTCGGGAACATGCCCGCCGAAGTAGTGATTTGGCGGCACGCTATGGGGGCGAAGAATTTGCAATTTTGTTACCCAACACGACCCTAGCGGAAGCGGTGCAATTAGCACATCAAATTCGCGGCCAAATTCATCAGTTGGCGATTCCCCACAGGGGTTCCCAGGTGAGTAGCCACGTGACTTTAAGCATTGGGATCATGAGCCATATTCCCCAGTCGGGAGATGAAGTTTCTGATCTGATTGCCGGGGCCGATCGCTCCCTATACGAAGCCAAACAGCAGGGGCGCGATCGAATTGTGGCGCTGCCCTATGAGGCAATCCGGCAACCGTCTTCCTTGGCGGGGGATGTGCCGCGCGATCGCCCCAGTTCTCGTTAA